One Thunnus thynnus chromosome 18, fThuThy2.1, whole genome shotgun sequence genomic region harbors:
- the yy1b gene encoding transcriptional repressor protein YY1b isoform X1 — MASGDTLYIETDGSEMPAEIVELHEIEVETIPVETIETTVVGGDDDDDDDDDGQPMIALQPLVTDDPGSIHHHHHHHQEVILVQTREEVVGGDDSDLHTGGGAGFEDQILIPVPAPGVEDEYIEQTLVTVAGKSSVGRVKRGGGAGGKKAGKKSYLSGAEAGGRKWEQKQVQIKTLEGEFSVTMWASDDNKDIDHESVVEEQIVGENSPPDYSEYMTGKKLPPGGIPGIDLSDPKQLAEFARSPKPKDIQFTTTEDQDQPAYFATINRKMKPRKVKEDDAPRTIACPHKGCTKMFRDNSAMRKHLHTHGPRVHVCAECGKAFVESSKLKRHQLVHTGEKPFQCTFEGCGKRFSLDFNLRTHVRIHTGDRPYVCPFDGCNKKFAQSTNLKSHILTHAKAKNNQ; from the exons ATGGCATCCGGAGATACGCTGTACATTGAGACAGACGGCTCGGAGATGCCGGCCGAGATCGTGGAGCTCCACGAGATAGAGGTGGAAACGATACCGGTGGAAACGATCGAGACCACGGTGGTCGGCGGGgatgacgacgacgacgacgacgacgacgggCAGCCCATGATCGCGCTACAGCCGCTGGTCACGGACGACCCCGGCTccatccaccaccaccaccaccatcaccaggAGGTGATCCTGGTGCAGACCCGGGAGGAGGTGGTCGGCGGGGATGACTCGGACCTACACACGGGCGGCGGCGCGGGGTTCGAGGATCAGATCCTCATCCCGGTACCGGCTCCGGGAGTGGAGGACGAGTACATCGAGCAGACTCTGGTGACTGTGGCCGGGAAGAGCTCCGTGGGTCGGGTGAAGCGGGGAGGCGGCGCCGGCGGGAAGAAAGCAGGCAAAAAGAGCTATTTAAGCGGCGCGGAGGCCGGTGGAAGAAAATGGGAGCAGAAGCAGGTGCAGATAAAGACACTGGAGGGGGAGTTTTCTGTCACAATGTGGGCTTCGG atGACAATAAAGACATTGACCATGAGTCGGTGGTGGAAGAGCAGATCGTCGGGGAGAACTCTCCTCCAGATTACTCTGAGTACATGACAGGGAAGAAGCTGCCCCCAGGTGGCATCCCGGGGATCGACCTCTCAGACCCCAAACAACTGGCCGAGTTTGCCAG gagtccaaaacccaaagatattcaatttaccaCCACTGAAGACCAAGACCAACCAGCATATTTTGCAACAATTAACCGCAA GATGAAACCCAGGAAAGTCAAAGAGGACGATGCTCCCCGGACGATAGCTTGCCCTCATAAA GGCTGCACAAAGATGTTCAGGGATAACTCAGCCATGAGGAAGCATCTCCACACCCACGGACCCCGCGTGCACGTCTGCGCCGAGTGCGGCAAGGCCTTCGTGGAGAGCTCCAAACTCAAACGTCACCAACTTGTTCACACAGGGGAGAAACCCTTCCAG TGTACCTTTGAGGGCTGCGGGAAAAGGTTTTCTCTCGACTTCAACCTGCGCACACACGTGcggatccacactggagaccGGCCCTACGTCTGCCCTTTTGACGGCTGCAATAAGAAATTCGCCCAGTCAACCAACCTAAAGTCTCACATTCTCACACACGCCAAAGCCAAAAATAACCAATGA
- the yy1b gene encoding transcriptional repressor protein YY1b isoform X2, with translation MASGDTLYIETDGSEMPAEIVELHEIEVETIPVETIETTVVGGDDDDDDDDDGQPMIALQPLVTDDPGSIHHHHHHHQEVILVQTREEVVGGDDSDLHTGGGAGFEDQILIPVPAPGVEDEYIEQTLVTVAGKSSVGRVKRGGGAGGKKAGKKSYLSGAEAGGRKWEQKQVQIKTLEGEFSVTMWASDIDHESVVEEQIVGENSPPDYSEYMTGKKLPPGGIPGIDLSDPKQLAEFARSPKPKDIQFTTTEDQDQPAYFATINRKMKPRKVKEDDAPRTIACPHKGCTKMFRDNSAMRKHLHTHGPRVHVCAECGKAFVESSKLKRHQLVHTGEKPFQCTFEGCGKRFSLDFNLRTHVRIHTGDRPYVCPFDGCNKKFAQSTNLKSHILTHAKAKNNQ, from the exons ATGGCATCCGGAGATACGCTGTACATTGAGACAGACGGCTCGGAGATGCCGGCCGAGATCGTGGAGCTCCACGAGATAGAGGTGGAAACGATACCGGTGGAAACGATCGAGACCACGGTGGTCGGCGGGgatgacgacgacgacgacgacgacgacgggCAGCCCATGATCGCGCTACAGCCGCTGGTCACGGACGACCCCGGCTccatccaccaccaccaccaccatcaccaggAGGTGATCCTGGTGCAGACCCGGGAGGAGGTGGTCGGCGGGGATGACTCGGACCTACACACGGGCGGCGGCGCGGGGTTCGAGGATCAGATCCTCATCCCGGTACCGGCTCCGGGAGTGGAGGACGAGTACATCGAGCAGACTCTGGTGACTGTGGCCGGGAAGAGCTCCGTGGGTCGGGTGAAGCGGGGAGGCGGCGCCGGCGGGAAGAAAGCAGGCAAAAAGAGCTATTTAAGCGGCGCGGAGGCCGGTGGAAGAAAATGGGAGCAGAAGCAGGTGCAGATAAAGACACTGGAGGGGGAGTTTTCTGTCACAATGTGGGCTTCGG ACATTGACCATGAGTCGGTGGTGGAAGAGCAGATCGTCGGGGAGAACTCTCCTCCAGATTACTCTGAGTACATGACAGGGAAGAAGCTGCCCCCAGGTGGCATCCCGGGGATCGACCTCTCAGACCCCAAACAACTGGCCGAGTTTGCCAG gagtccaaaacccaaagatattcaatttaccaCCACTGAAGACCAAGACCAACCAGCATATTTTGCAACAATTAACCGCAA GATGAAACCCAGGAAAGTCAAAGAGGACGATGCTCCCCGGACGATAGCTTGCCCTCATAAA GGCTGCACAAAGATGTTCAGGGATAACTCAGCCATGAGGAAGCATCTCCACACCCACGGACCCCGCGTGCACGTCTGCGCCGAGTGCGGCAAGGCCTTCGTGGAGAGCTCCAAACTCAAACGTCACCAACTTGTTCACACAGGGGAGAAACCCTTCCAG TGTACCTTTGAGGGCTGCGGGAAAAGGTTTTCTCTCGACTTCAACCTGCGCACACACGTGcggatccacactggagaccGGCCCTACGTCTGCCCTTTTGACGGCTGCAATAAGAAATTCGCCCAGTCAACCAACCTAAAGTCTCACATTCTCACACACGCCAAAGCCAAAAATAACCAATGA
- the yy1b gene encoding transcriptional repressor protein YY1b isoform X3, protein MASGDTLYIETDGSEMPAEIVELHEIEVETIPVETIETTVVGGDDDDDDDDDGQPMIALQPLVTDDPGSIHHHHHHHQEVILVQTREEVVGGDDSDLHTGGGAGFEDQILIPVPAPGVEDEYIEQTLVTVAGKSSVGRVKRGGGAGGKKAGKKSYLSGAEAGGRKWEQKQVQIKTLEGEFSVTMWASDDNKDIDHESVVEEQIVGENSPPDYSEYMTGKKLPPGGIPGIDLSDPKQLAEFARMKPRKVKEDDAPRTIACPHKGCTKMFRDNSAMRKHLHTHGPRVHVCAECGKAFVESSKLKRHQLVHTGEKPFQCTFEGCGKRFSLDFNLRTHVRIHTGDRPYVCPFDGCNKKFAQSTNLKSHILTHAKAKNNQ, encoded by the exons ATGGCATCCGGAGATACGCTGTACATTGAGACAGACGGCTCGGAGATGCCGGCCGAGATCGTGGAGCTCCACGAGATAGAGGTGGAAACGATACCGGTGGAAACGATCGAGACCACGGTGGTCGGCGGGgatgacgacgacgacgacgacgacgacgggCAGCCCATGATCGCGCTACAGCCGCTGGTCACGGACGACCCCGGCTccatccaccaccaccaccaccatcaccaggAGGTGATCCTGGTGCAGACCCGGGAGGAGGTGGTCGGCGGGGATGACTCGGACCTACACACGGGCGGCGGCGCGGGGTTCGAGGATCAGATCCTCATCCCGGTACCGGCTCCGGGAGTGGAGGACGAGTACATCGAGCAGACTCTGGTGACTGTGGCCGGGAAGAGCTCCGTGGGTCGGGTGAAGCGGGGAGGCGGCGCCGGCGGGAAGAAAGCAGGCAAAAAGAGCTATTTAAGCGGCGCGGAGGCCGGTGGAAGAAAATGGGAGCAGAAGCAGGTGCAGATAAAGACACTGGAGGGGGAGTTTTCTGTCACAATGTGGGCTTCGG atGACAATAAAGACATTGACCATGAGTCGGTGGTGGAAGAGCAGATCGTCGGGGAGAACTCTCCTCCAGATTACTCTGAGTACATGACAGGGAAGAAGCTGCCCCCAGGTGGCATCCCGGGGATCGACCTCTCAGACCCCAAACAACTGGCCGAGTTTGCCAG GATGAAACCCAGGAAAGTCAAAGAGGACGATGCTCCCCGGACGATAGCTTGCCCTCATAAA GGCTGCACAAAGATGTTCAGGGATAACTCAGCCATGAGGAAGCATCTCCACACCCACGGACCCCGCGTGCACGTCTGCGCCGAGTGCGGCAAGGCCTTCGTGGAGAGCTCCAAACTCAAACGTCACCAACTTGTTCACACAGGGGAGAAACCCTTCCAG TGTACCTTTGAGGGCTGCGGGAAAAGGTTTTCTCTCGACTTCAACCTGCGCACACACGTGcggatccacactggagaccGGCCCTACGTCTGCCCTTTTGACGGCTGCAATAAGAAATTCGCCCAGTCAACCAACCTAAAGTCTCACATTCTCACACACGCCAAAGCCAAAAATAACCAATGA